aaacacacacagccgtgcctgagggaggactcgaacctccgcctggacctgccgcacagtccgtgactgcagcgctagTGACCGCTCGGCGAAGCCAGCGCGGCCACAGACTAAGTACTGCGGTCTTATCTCCAGCAAAAGTACTCGACGATAAGAAATTTTTGTATTCGCTTGGTTTCCCAAATTTTTTGAAACTTCTTCCAAAGCTAAGTCGCGCAAGTTCGCATCTCtgtattgtccgccccgatagctgagtgatcagtgtgacggattgccgtcctatgggcccgggttcgattcccagctgggttggctatttcctccgctcagggactgggtgttgtgttgtcttcgtgataatttcatccccatctggccgcaggtcgcccaacgtggcgtcgaatgtgatAAGACCCATACGAAGGCGGCCGGACCagacccgcaaggggcctcccagccaacgacgccaaacgctcacttccatttcGATCTCTGTATTCCAGCTTTGCGTAGTCGCAGAGCACTAGATACTTTCGCTCTCGATGAATTAATGGAGACATGTTGCACAGTGAAGCAGGCAGTAGCAGAGCTGTTCAAACACGGAGTGttatgtgtcgacagaagtgccgacacagtgttatttagAAGGGCCGAATAGGCACGCTATCAGCTCACccagaatatcgtgaagtctgaaacaggatgctCAATGAATGCTGATAAGAAAAGAACGTAATGTCGGTTTACTTAACTTTATTATCCTTGTGGTATACTTCGTTTATGGTGAATACAAGTAAGACTCTCTCCAGATATGGTTaactgcgccttgctaggtcgtagctatggacttagctgaaggctattctaactgtctctcggcagatgagaggaaggcttcgtacgtctagtcgctagcaatgtcgtccgtacaactggggcgagtgctagtccgtctttctagacctgccatgtggtggcgctaggtctgcaagtattgacagtggcgacacgcgggtccgacatgtactaatggaccgcggccgatttaagctaccacctagcaagtgtggtgtctggcggtgacaccacattcctgccccgcaaatcggtgaacggtcgtgttataaggcttccgcccgccgtggggagggccccatgttgacgtatgcgatgaggtggggagccaaacaacaggcgaggctgtgccacccgcacccggccattcggtccgagaggagctaggaaacgcctggaaacccactccagggtgcacgtcaacatgcggcgtatgcgcccgtaatgagacatgAGTGGCCGAAggatcgacctccattgcgtcggggtatccgacgcgcgatgacgccatgtggtccggagcgggcaagagttccatggcggaggacagctggtcacgggaagcgatcggcggcgcgggacccagggaggcggatggcggctgcagcgaagcgtccgcTGCGGgctgcgccggcggcggcggcggcggcggcggcgcgacgccatggggcaaaatggaaggcatcgtcggtaacacctggggatgaggcgagccagtagatgggtccccagggcgctgaccggacggctccgtcgctgaaagcagacggggagcggcagaacccaggcgacgacagaggcgcagctgattgagatgccgacgcacctcaccagaggcccccaaaaccaaatacatcgcgcggccgaggcagcgaagaatgcgccctgcgagccaacgccgtgaaccgcgatagttgcgatagaatacagcgtcgccaggagcaaaagcaggagtctgccgctgcacaggtacctgatgcggcggatgcagcaaagacatcaaggttcgatgaggacgaccgtgaagcaactcagccggcgagcgaccatcgcggggctgagagcgatacgaagacagaaagatcaacaacgcgtcctcccgagaatgcgactctttcaacttcaacatctgtgacttgaaagtccgggccaatcgttcagtggcaccgtttgactgaggcgaaaacggcgcggatgtcagatgttgaataccattcgccttgcagaatgactgaaattctgcggacatgaattgtgggccattgtcggaaacaatagtctgtggaagaccttccacGCAAAAGATaggagacaacgcttggatggtggcagaagacgtcgtggaagacatccggacaacaaaaagaaaattactgaaggaatcgacaacaaccaaccatcgagcattccagaatggaccagcaaaatctatgtgtaagcgttgccaaggggaagtggcttttggccatgcaaagaatttccgcggtggcgcggattgttgtgcggcacacgccatgcaagaagagcacatattcgtaatcgcagcatcgattccgaaccaagtacagtgctgacgagcaagttgtttcgtacgcactataccccaatgtccttggtggagaagctttaagacagaggactgtaacgaacgtgggaccacgaccctagactgatcattatcagaacgcaacaacaaaacaccacgtcgtacaaaaagtctcgccttgtgagcaaaaaatcggcgaaccatcggatcctcgatccgcgacttcgacaagggccattgcgtagcaacaaaacgcaaaatggtagcaaggacagggtcagcagcagttgctgtagctacacgacgaaaatcaatcggaaacgagtcgaccacgtcagcagtttccgcatcaatgaacatgcaagcaagttcggaagaatcgaatgctttatcctcggcaacaggcaaacgggacaacgcatctgcgtttccgtgctgagcagtggaccgatacaagatatcgtagcggtactgcgagaggaaaagagaccagcgaatgaatttctgcgcggtacgcggaggtacaggcttgttcggatgaaaaagcgatgtcaaaggtttgtggtctgtaatgatggtaaagtgacgaccatacaagaaatcgtgaaactttgtaacaccaaacacgagagccaaagcttctgtctctatctgggaataatttcgttgcgctgacgagagcaatttggacgcaaaggcaatagggcgatcatgcgaaccaactttgtgcgcaagcacagcaccgatctcgaaatccgatgcatctaccatcaacaaaaggggtttctggggatcgaatggcgtaaggcaagtatttgaaagcaacgccgatttcaattggcgaaaggcgcgttcgcattccgtcgaccagacgaacggaacacctttacggcgtaagcgatgaagcggagctgaaatggaagaggcatgcggaaTGAAGTtatggtagtaatttatttttcccaacacactctgtagctgcttcaaattctgcggcgaaggcaagtcctgtatggcacggaggtgctctggactcggatggatgccttgggcatttatgacatgtcccagatacggcaagtcacgagcaaaaaacacacatttgtccttcctcaagcgaagaccattctgtcgcaagacctgaaataatgttcggagattttgtaaatgttccgcttccgtctttccggagatcactatatcgtccagatagtttgctgcagtagggaccgacgcacaaatagtttgtaaatattgctgaaacaatgcaggggcggatgcacacccgaatggcagtcttttgaatctgtacaatccaagatgcgtgttaaccaccaatacgcgctgggattcttcgtccaccggtatttgcaagtacgcatctgctaggtccaactttgaaaaatattttcccgggcacagtttgtcaaaaagatcttccgggcggggcaaaggaaaagtagcagtcactagttgtggattcactgttgccttgaagtccacgcaaagtctcaattttccggaaggtttttgcaaaatgactaagggtgaggcccagagagaagcctgcacacgttcaattacaccttgggattctaaatcgtttaatgttcttgcgacctcatcacgcaatgcgtggggaacattgcgcgctctgaaaaacttCGGTTGGGCGTTGACTTTGAGTTCCAactgtgcttcatagttcttagcgcaaccaaggcccggtgcaaaaatgtctgcaaattcctcacatagactagaaagactggctgaaggcacagtctggttcactgataggacctgattcactattgacaagttaaacaattgaaataaatctaaaccaaacaagttcactgcagcagaagaacgaagaacgtaaaatgacacaagttttgtttgtcccttgtatgttgcaagaaggctgcattgccctaacacagggatatgctgtcctgaataactagtgagctgaacttttgcggcacgcaacggcggggcgcccagttgtttgtacgtggcgtgattgagcaatgaaactgcagctccggtatcgagctggaacggtatcacttgTCCGgcaaagtccaaatctacaaaaagtttattgtcctgctgacgacaagagcgactgttttgtgcaacttgaacagacactggtacagaatcacttgcgacgtgacgggattgccgtcgacgtcgacgcacactttttgtgggacgaacacagtcactgttagagagagaaacactgggcggagtggcatgaacaacatgaatgtccatgggcgaaggttcccgagcctgagtgtccttggttcgattccggcgcgaagcaaagggcctggaatggttggtaGTGTCCGAtcgaagctttttctggcaaacactttgaacatgtcctttcctattgcagaaaaagcaaatagcttggcgtgacgggcaatgttcacgcgaatgtctagttgcacaccgcgggcatgattttactgCAGGTGCGTGCTTTCGCGGCACACGTGTTTGTGAGCTAGgccgcagctgtgcggacgtgcgcgagggccgGTTAGCGTTCTGTgccgcgcgcccggcgggccggttaatgcaacacacagctggcgaagtttcaaatgattcctgagcaaagtcaagtgtgtcttgcctatccaatatgtctatcacttgttgaagggagggattgaccagtttcaaaatctgttcccttatgcgaacatcagaaacgttctgtgctattgcatcacgcaccattgtatctgaataaggaaggccacagtcacattcaaatgcgcagtccctagtaaggccttgcaaagttgcaacccactccctattagtttgaccggccatatgttttgtacaaaagaacgtatacctttttgcaaccacattaactgtttctctgaaataggcatctaaagccgacacaatttcttcgtaggacagagttgctacgtcgcgtcggggaaacaatttcactatcacacggtacgtttgcacgccgacacaagacaataagtgaggctgccgctcgttaccttgaattctgtaggcggcgagatgaaatccaaactggcgtgaccagtCCGTCCATGTTTCGTCGTCGGGACGAAATTGACGAAAAgagggtgcaactgcgtgttgtggctgcgggagcgatgaagcggcagctgccgcatcggtttgaatggcacgttgaccctggacgagctgtccaagggcatccaataacgcctgcgtctgctgattctgcaagcgataaaattcggacagtacatctggagattgtggcgaagccatgacacaaataattcagagcaaggtgaaagaacaagaccctttttttttaactcgtcgccaatgttatgtgtcgacagaagtgccgacacagtgttatttagAAGGGCCGAATAGGCACGCTATCAGCTCACccagaatatcgtgaagtctgaaacaggatgctcaatgaatgctaataagaaaagaacGTAATGTCGGTTTACTTAACTTTATTATCTTTGTGGTATACTTCGTTTATGGTGAATACAAGTAAGACTCTCTCCAGATATGGTTaactgcgccttgctaggtcgtagctatggacttagctgaaggctattctaactgtctctcggcaaatgagaggaaggcttcgtacgtctagtcgctagcaatgtcgtccgtacaactggggcgagtgctagtccgtctttctagacctgccatgtggtggcgctaggtctgcaagtactgacagtggcgacacgcgggtccgacatgtactaatggaccgcggccgatttaagctaccacctagcaagtgtggtgtctggcggtgacaccacacggagAACGTGGCTTGTGGGGGTGTAGTGTTGTGCGCCTGCGCGAGCCGACGCGTGCCTGGGTGGGGACTCGCGTGTCACGTGTCACGGTCGGACGCGGTGCCAGTAGGAAGTGGCCCGTCTGATTACTCTGCAAGGTACGCCTGCGACGTCTTCCGGGGACGTAGCTCGAGGTACGCTACGCCGCTGTGAAATCATCTTCACGGTGCATGCGTGACACGCGAAATTTTGGTTAAAATAGTGCACGAATATTAAAGCCCCCTTGTTCTTGCACtcacaaaatataaaactgacGTTGGTGAAATTTTCACCTGAAAGGGTTTATGAATTGTAATATCATAATATCAGGAATTACATAGTTTGTTTGTCCGGCGATTTTTTTACTAAGCAACTATTGTCCCTGTAAGGGTTAAGTTCACATCGTTGTTGTACATGTAATTTGTGTCTGCACAGTATTTACAAaagtattctttcatttatattcctGTCACGACAAAGTTTAAACTGACCATGTTAACGAATCAGCCTATTAAGCCGGTGGTGCAAGAGAGTGAGAGGGTTGTGAAACTGCAGCGCagtgcgcatgcgctgtagctcggGCGGCTCCTCTCGTGTGCTAATCTGAGACTGTTTGCCGGCTTCGCAGACCGCAGGTGCCCCATATCAGGCTGCCCGTCCCGAATTTCCCTGCAACCCCGTGGTACGTTGCGAACGGCTGTCCTTTGCACCCTGCAGGTGTGTCGTATTAGGCGAGAGACTGGCTAATAAAAGAAAGGATGTAGTAGTCACTGAATGTGTAAGCACACGACTCCAAACCAAGTAAATATTCTCTACAATGATATTGCACAAGACAGTGACACTTGTAACTACATATATTCTGCTCTTATTGCTTGTGTAACTGAAGATGGGTACGTGGTCCGAAACTGCTTCTGGGCATCAATCTGTAGATACGCCTGCATGTGTAGAGTCCCATCAGCGAAACACGTACCAGTGATGCGGCTTTTGTAGAGTCCGCACAGCTGGTTGGCACTTGAAAGCAGTCGTGTACCGACTTTTTCTTTCTGCGACGGTTTTCGTCTGACGAGTCTTGTATATTGCGAAGAGTGATTTCCCTACGGTTTGCAAATGATGTTTCACCTTCAAGCAAAATCTTGTATAAAAACCTCGCACCACTCCTGTACAGCATTAGGAGTGTAACCGATTCTGAAAGTAATTGCCACGAAGCTGTTGACGGAGCTGAATGTGCGCAGGGTGAAATTCGTTGGCAGGTGGTGATCTCAAAACACTCCTTCACCTGCCGCCTCGCTCATTCAGCCTGCCTCTTAGTGAAGTATGAGTTTGTGTGTTGCCACTGCAAAATTGTCGGTTGAGTTTCTTCTGGGCTTCTTCATTACAGCTTTTTATTCTTCACGCTTAAAGGTTCCCGAATTTTCTAACCACCTGAATACGCTGTGTTGCACGCttgtgtatttattccagtcttctgttagtccctctctcccctgccctctgacTGTGCACTTAATCCTGTCCTCTGTCTGTCCTCctcctctcgctctctctctctctctctcaccatctctTGCTTCCCCCTCGCTCTCTGTACTTCTCATGCTCCACCCTTCTCTCTCCACGCCATCACGCGCAACTccagtaggaggctggtggttccgaaccccacagtatttctttccagattgtaactgttTTTACCAGATTTGGTTCAAATCGGTCCAGGGGCTTGGGATGAATTCTAACCGGAGGCTTGGCCCACGTATGCACGTGtcgaatatatttcacacatatttcgcaTTTATTGGTACACATATTTTATCCGTATCTTTAGCGTATTTCATCCTGCAGTTACATTTACACGCAGCTCAGAGTTTATGATGAATCCAGCCCCTGTGATATTTCCGAACCGGTGCAAAAATCTGGTAgtggcgcctcccccccccccccccccaaccaccgccTTTACAGCGTTGTTGTAGCTCACATACTTTTGAAgaatttgatatataaaacatatacactcctggaaattgaaataagatcaccgtgaattcattgtcccaggaaggggaaactttattgacacattcctggggtcagatacatcacatgatcacactgacagaaccacaggcacatagacacaggcaacagagcatgcacaatgtcggcactagtacagtgtatatccacctttcgcagcaatgcaggctgctattctcccatggagacgatcgtagagatgctggatgtagtcctgtggaacggcttgccatgccatttccccctggcgcctcagttggaccagcgttcgtgctggacgtgcagaccgcgtgagacgacgctttatccagtcccaaacatgctcaatgggggacagatccggagatcttgctggccagggtagttgacttacaccttctagagcacgttgggtggcacgggatacatgcggacgtgcattgtcctgttggaacagcaagttcccttgccggtctaggaatggtagaacgatgggttcgatgacggtttggatgtaccgtgcactattcagtgtcccctcgacgatcaccagtggtgtacggccagtgtaggagatggctccccacaccatgatgccgggtgttggccctctgtgcctcggtcgtatgcagtcctgattgtggcgctcacctgcacggcgccaaacacgcatacgaccatcattggcaccaaggcagaagcgactctcatcgctgaagacgacacgtttccattcgtccctccattcacgcctgtcgcgacaccactggaggcgggctgcacgatgttggggcgtgagcggaagacggcctaacggtgtgcgggaccgtagcccagcttcatggagacggttgcgaatggtcctcgctgataccccaggagcaacagtgtccctaatttgctgggaagtagcggtgcggtcccctattgcactgcgtaggatcctacggtcttggcgtgcatccgtgcgtcgctgcggtccggtcccaggtcgacgggcacgtgcaccttccgccgaccactggcgacaacatcgatgtattgtggagacctcacgccccacgtgttgagcaattcggcggtacgtccacccggcctcccgcatgcccactatacgccctcgctcaaagtccgtcaactgcacatacggttcacgtccacgctgtcgcggcatgctaccagtgttaaagactgcgatggagctccgtatgccacggcaaactgactgacactgacggcggcggtgcacaaatgctgcgcagctagcgccattcgacggccaacaccgcggttcctggtgtgtccgctgtgccgtgcgtgtgatcattgcttgtacagccctctcgcagtgtccggagcaagtatggtgggtctgacacaccggtgtcaatgtgttcttttttccatttccaggagtgtatattcgaggAAATATAAGATGTTATTTggccttaagtgtgccaaagtgcagtgccacgccacTTCCCacaacattcttctatcgcacatcgcTGTATTTCGCTCAGTGCAATTTACACACGTATATTTTGTAGTGGAaacttgtaagtagactgtttaggttttcttattggtaacgccacgtagcactctgtatggaaatcactggctgtgctgtgtggagtctgtggctagtttgcattgttgtctgccattgtagtgttgggcagctggatgctaacagcgcgtagcgttgcgcagttggaggtgagccgccagcagtggtggatgtggggagagagatggcggaatattgagagcagacgatctggacgtgtctcattaagaaagagtaaatttgtaagacaggatgtcatgaactgatatatacaataTGACTTTAgtacaatattaaggtaaatacattttttgatctctatcaaaatctttcatttgctaactgcgcctatcagtagttagtgccttcagtagtttgaatcttttatttagctggcagtagtggcgctcgctgtattgcagtagttcgtgtaacgaagatttttgtgaggtaagtgatttgtgaaatgtataggttaatgttagtcaggaccattcttttgtagggatttttggaagtcagattgcgtagcgctaaaaatattgtgtgtcagtttaagcacagtcatgtataattgttcaaagggaacgtttcatatgtcgacccttagccgaggatacctcactggaatcttctgattttttcctatagtttgtgtaattagtgtagcttttgtttattgctagcgcgtaattgtagagagaatctactTTGTAATTGCAGTcttccattgttgtacagtaaaacagttgtggcatgcatgtagatttgcaccaagtatttcgcagctgcgcttgaaattagctagatattattttcagagctatgttaatgtgttttcttgtttttgctcttcaaattctgcttttctgtgtcatcgtgtgaaatattgtgacaattatggcgtgtgaaaaacgtgatactaggctccaaagtaaactgagaaatgacagtgaagacgaaagcagtgtgttagcgccaccgagtaatgaattaactaatgttcaaagtagtaatttggtaattgtgtatagggaaatggaTCGGGCTGCAGATaatagtgtagacagtgaaacaattagtgaacagggaagcattatcgatcgatcggtcggcaacagctcgcctcaggaatccgaaatgacaggacacaatcttgcaaatactgtagattcaggttttgcgtcctcaccgttttatcAAATAAGTCAacccacattttctgcttttcaaaatgcgaatattgccggttcaaatgcactgccgaatagcactgaggaacatgtttcagacaccagtgcattgttcttacagttaatgcaagaaatgggacaaaggctacaaaagttagacacaacgcttgaacaaaatcagaaacaaatgggacaaaatcttcaaaagttagacgcaatggaacaaaatcaaaaacagtcacagcaacagcttcaaaagttagacaccacactggaacaaacacgtgaaggtttaactgctgagttactgaaaatcgaatagaaatgtcaaaaagtctgtaatgacgtaaaaacgcaaatttgtgagcatttacaacctattttttcacgtaatgaaaatgcattacagaatcaccaagcagccataaaggaactgcaaactattgttcatgaaaatcacgacaccttgcaagcttaaaatgactcagttgcatctaccgattcagttacgcaacttgcaaaaactcaggaagacttaaaggacacagtaaatacgatttcaacacaactggacactctgaaacttggttcagaaaaacacacggaggaaataagttcactatcggataaagtagcagaactttcggatcagttcactaacttatcttcaAAGGTAGATGATGACCCGAATGACCCAAGACCtgcagccttcactgacacagaagagtatgaacaaattaagaaattcaaacaaaatcagaatcaaattaatacgcaacacaaaagagaaatgcaggaagtacaagatcagttggcacaaataatacaagaattacatatttcagaggagactcgcgcgcCAACACGGGAAgagagacatagaaatacggaacagcgacaggccatttcggaaattatgaaagaaattggcaaggtacaccgaattttgagatggaaccgccgacatgacgtaacaatgaccgatatgcgactcgccgacacgatgattttgactataagctgttcattactacacgtaaattcaaatcaTTTAAGAATTCTGTCAGCGACATTCATctacaagcgtggcttcatcaattctctcattgttttcctccaaactggtcattagagcacagattagaatttatgtgtggttacttagagaatgaaccagctgtaataatgcgatcggtcattcacaattgtcagAGTGAAGGAGTATTTTATCATGCCTGCCTCTCAGCATACTGGACTTAAGCTACACAACAccgggtaaaacatagcatcataatgatgaaacatttcgaacaatctgaattttccagtcatgtgaaatattttgaagacatgttgcacaagaatcagtacctgtcaaacccttactgcccctcagaactcatccgcatttgcttaatcaaattgcctgaacatttatgacacattattttggcgggacgttgcaaagacgacattgaagcttttcagggagtcttacaagaattggaaattgacacagaaactcgcgggacgcgaaaacaggaatacaacatttacaggtcacatccgtcacaatttcgcgatgacagaaataataaaaggACACGactaggctattcttacaacgtaaatcgtgaccaaaacagacaccacccacatgacaaccgttggcagagtagtgataattacagggaaagatcacctctctgcagtaacgactatcacagagacaatcagagaaacagacaatatgggaaccaaaataattattatcaacgcAACGCAACGGTCatccgtgcagttacgattcagggaggaattctccaccacatgaccgacaagaaagaaactatggaatctaccgacatgacttcagacgatatgatcgtaacgacagacctgaactacatcagaactggcgggattgaaacagggcagggccctct
This DNA window, taken from Schistocerca serialis cubense isolate TAMUIC-IGC-003099 chromosome 11, iqSchSeri2.2, whole genome shotgun sequence, encodes the following:
- the LOC126427314 gene encoding uncharacterized protein K02A2.6-like encodes the protein MAGQTNREWVATLQGLTRDCAFECDCGLPYSDTMVRDAIAQNVSDVRIREQILKLVNPSLQQVIDILDRQDTLDFAQESFETSPAVCCINRPAGRAAQNANRPSRTSAQLRPSSQTRVPRKHAPAVKSCPRCATRHSREHCPSRQAICFFCNRKGHVQSVCQKKLRSDTTNHSRPFASRRNRTKDTQAREPSPMDIHVVHATPPSVSLSNSDCVRPTKSVRRRRRQSRHVASDSVPVSVQVAQNSRSCRQQDNKLFVDLDFAGQVIPFQLDTGAAVSLLNHATYKQLGAPPLRAAKVQLTSYSGQHIPVLGQCSLLATYKGQTKLVSFYVLRSSAAVNLFGLDLFQLFNLSIVNQVLSVNQTVPSASLSSLCEEFADIFAPGLGCAKNYEAQLELKVNAQPKFFRARNVPHALRDEVARTLNDLESQGVIERVQASLWASPLVILQKPSGKLRLCVDFKATVNPQLVTATFPLPRPEDLFDKLCPGKYFSKLDLADAYLQIPVDEESQRVLVVNTHLGLYRFKRLPFGCASAPALFQQYLQTICASVPTAANYLDDIVISGKTEAEHLQNLRTLFQVLRQNGLRLRKDKCVFFARDLPYLGHVINAQGIHPSPEHLRAIQDLPSPQNLKQLQSVLGKINYYHNFIPHASSISAPLHRLRRKGVPFVWSTECERAFRQLKSALLSNTCLTPFDPQKPLLLMVDASDFEIGAVLAHKVGSHDRPIAFASKLLSSAQRNYSQIETEALALVFGVTKFHDFLYGRHFTIITDHKPLTSLFHPNKPVPPRTAQKFIRWSLFLSQYRYDILYRSTAQHGNADALSRLPVAEDKAFDSSELACMFIDAETADVVDSFPIDFRRVATATAADPVLATILRFVATQWPLSKSRIEDPMVRRFFAHKARLFVRRGVLLLRSDNDQSRVVVPRSLQSSVLKLLHQGHWGIVRTKQLARQHCTWFGIDAAITNMCSSCMACAAQQSAPPRKFFAWPKATSPWQRLHIDFAGPFWNARWLVVVDSFSNFLFVVRMSSTTSSATIQALSPIFCVEGLPQTIVSDNGPQFMSAEFQSFCKANGIQHLTSAPFSPQSNGATERLARTFKSQMLKLKESHSREDALLIFLSSYRSQPRDGRSPAELLHGRPHRTLMSLLHPPHQVPVQRQTPAFAPGDAVFYRNYRGSRRWLAGRILRCLGRAMYLVLGASGEVRRHLNQLRLCRRLGSAAPRLLSATEPSGQRPGDPSTGSPHPQVLPTMPSILPHGVAPPPPPPPPAQPAADASLQPPSASLGPAPPIASRDQLSSAMELLPAPDHMASSRVGYPDAMEVDPSATHVSLRAHTPHVDVHPGVGFQAFPSSSRTEWPGAGGTASPVVWLPTSSHTSTWGPPHGGRKPYNTTVHRFAGQECGVTARHHTC